The segment TCCAGCCCCACGGCGCCTGCAGGCACGAAGCCCGGCGGGTAGCGGAGCGGGAGCCCCTGGGTCCTGCAGACGAGGGGCCGCGCTTCGTAGATGCGGCAGCGCCCGTCGTCTCCGAGCATCACGCAGCGCCCTGCCTGGCGGGCCTCCGCCGTGGCGGCGATGGCGTCGCGCTGCGCCGCAGGCAGGCTGGCCAGATGGGCAGCCACCGCTGCAGCCTCCACCGGCGCCACCTCGAGCTCCACCTGACAGCAGGCGTCGCATCCGGCGCGGCATGCCATGTCGGCCGACCGGCGCCCGGCGATCCCGGCAGCGAAGGCTTCCACCCGCGCCACGGCGGCTCGGTACTCGTTCAGCTCGTCCATCCGTCCTCCCGATGCGGCGATCCAACCGGCGGGCGCCCCCGCGCGTTCCGCCGGCACGCGGGTCTTCAGCCCAGCTCACCGGCCAGGTGGAGCACCACGGCGAGCGCAGCAAGCCCCGCGGTCTCGGTGCGAAGGATGCGGGGGCCGAGCCCCACCACCGCCCCGCCGGCAGCGCGCACGGTCTCGACCTCGGCGGCGGTGAGCCCACCCTCCGGCCCGATCACCAGCGCCAGCGGCTCGCCCAGGTGGGCGGCAGACCAGGCGCCGAGGCGCACGATCCCCTCCTCCTCCCAGAGCACGGCGACCTTTTCGCCGCGCGAGGCGGCAGCGGCGAGGAAGGCCTGCAGGCCGGAAGGCTCGTCGACCGCCGGCACGTCGGCGCGGCCGCACTGCCGGGCTGCTTCTTCGGCGATCCGGCGCCAGCGCTTCGCGCGGTCGGCCCCCTTCACCGCGTCGAGGCGGACGACGCAGCGCTCGAGCTGCAGCGGCGCGATCCGCGCGGCGCCCAGCTCGGTGGCCTTCTGCACCACGAGGTCGAGCTTGTCGCCCTTGGCCAGTCCCTGCGCCAGCGTGATCCGCGGCGCGCGGGCGCGCTCGTGCCCCTCGCCGAGGGAGAGCGTCGCCGCGTCGTCGCCGACCTGCACGATCCGCGCGGGATAGACCTTGCCGCTGCCGTCGAAGACCTCGAGCTCGTCGCCAACCCCGAGGCGCAGGACACGCAGCAGGTAGTGCAGCGCATCGCCCTGCACCACCGCGCTGCCAGCGGCGATCTGCTCCGGTGGGACGAGGAGCCTGCGCATCGGCCCTACGCCCGCTCCATCCAGACCAGCGCCCAGTCGCCGCGGGTGCGGCGATCCCGCAGGCGCATCCCGTTCTTCTCGTAGGCGGCGATCACGTCGTCGGCCTGTCCCACGAGGATGCCGGAGAGGAGCAGCTCACCGCCCGCCTCCACCGTGGCGACGATGGGCCGCACCAGGTCGATGAGCGTCACCGCGAGGATGTTCGCCACCACCACCGGGAAGCGCTCGGCGACGGCCTCGATGCCAGTGCCCGAGGTCTCGATCTCCGGCACGCCGTTCTTGGCGGCGTTCTCCTTCGCGACCTGCACGGCCACGGGATCGTTGTCGATCATCACCACCCGGCCGGCGCCGAGCAGCTTCGCGCCGATGCCGAGGATGCCGCTGCCGCAGCCCACGTCGAGGACCGCAGCGCCGGGGCGCCGCTCCAGCACCTCGACCAGCCCCTCGAGGCAGAGCGAGGTGGTGGCGTGGCCGCCGGTGCCGAAGGCCATGCCCGGCTCGATCACCACGGCGAGCGAGCCCGCCGGCACCTTCTCCCAGGGCGGCAGCACCCAGATCTTCCCGGCGACGTGGAGCGGCTGGAAGTGGAGCTTCCAGGTCTCCGCCCAATCCTCGTCCTTGAGCCGCGAGACGCCGACGCGGATTTCGTGGCCCATCGCCTCCTCCTCGAGGCGGGAGCGGACGGCGTCGGCGATCGCCTCGCCGTCCACCTCACCCTCGAAGAAGCCGATCACCTGCGAGCGCCCCTCGGGCAGCGGCTTCATCCCGGGGGGCGGGAGGATCTCGTGGTCGCGGAGCTCGACCCCGCCCGCCTCCTCCTCGTGGAGGAGCCACGCTGCCAGATCGGCCAGCTCGTTGGGCACGTCGAAGGTGAGGGCGAGGTAGGTGCGCATGCCGGTGCTCTCTGGCGGAGCGCGAGGGCCCCGCCGTCAGGTCGAACGAGCCGGCGTTACCATGGCGAGGACGCTCCGGTCCATGACCAGATGGCGCCGCGCCGCCGCGAGGATCTGCTCGCGGGTGACGCTCTCGATCCGCTCCTGGTAGCGGGTGAAATTCTCCGCCCCCATGCCGTAGGTCTCGTCGAGGGCGATCACCGCTGCGCGGGCGGCGTTCTTCTGCAGGCCGATGGCGTGGCTGCCCACCAGGTAGCGGCGGGCCCGCTGCAGCTCCTCCTCGGTGATCGGCTGCTGCACCACCTTGTCGAGCTCCGCCCGAATCCCCGCCACCGCGTCGTCGAGCTTCTCCGGCGAGGTGCCCATGTAGACGGCGAAGTAGCCCGGGTCGATCCCCTCGAGGTTGAAGGCGGTGACCGAATAGGCCATGGACCGCTTGTCGCGCAGCTCGACGAAGAGCCGCCCGCCCTGCCCGGCGAGGACGCTGGCGAGGAGCTCGAGGGCGTGCCGATCGGGATCGGCGAAGCGCGCCCCCGCGAAGCCGAGGATGAGGTGCGCCTGCTGCTTCTCCATGTGCCGCTCTGCACGGCGCGGGGCCTCGATCGGCGCCTCGGGCGCCACCTGCGGCGGCGGGTGGCTGGCGGCGCCCTTCTCGCCGAAGAGCTCCTCCGCCAGCGCGAAGGCGTGGTCGGGATCGACGTCGCCCACCAGGGTGAGGACGAGGTTGTCCGCGCCGTAGTGGGTTCCGTACCAGCGCTGCAGATCGTCGGGGCCGAGGCGCTGGACCACGTCGAGCTCGCCGATCGGATCGAGGCGATAGGGGTGGGTCTCGTAGAGCGTCTGGGAGAAGAGGTCGAAGGCGACGCCGCTCGGGTTGTCGTCGCGGGCGCGGATCTCCTCGAGCTGCAGCGCCCGCTCCCGCTCCACCTCCTTCGGATCGAAGGCGGGCTCCCGCAGGCACTCGGCGAAGAGGCGGAAGGAGGCGTCGAAATTCCTGGCGAGGAAGTCGCCGCGCAGGCCGAAGGAGTTGCGGCCGGAGTTGCCGGCGAGGGAGCAGACCAGCTCGTCGCTCAAGGCGGCCAGCTCGCGGGCGCTGCGGCGCTTCGTCCCCTTGGTGAGGGAGCGCGCCAGCAGATGATGGATGCCGTTGACCGCCGCGTCTTCGTAGCGCAGGCCGCCCAGATACGCTGCACGGACCGCGACGATGGGCACCGCGGGCTCCTGCTTCACCAGCACGCGGGCGCCGGAGGGGAGCTGGGCCTGCACGATCCCCGCGCCGAGCTTGCGGCGCTGCACCGTGGAAGCCCGGCGGCCGGGCTGCGGCGCCTCCTGCTGCCGCGGCGCCTCCGCCGCAGCTGCAGGCTGCTGCCCCTGCACCGCCGCCTCCGCCTCGTCGGCGACCTTGCGCAGCATCTCCTCGCTCGCGGGGCCCTCGCTGCCGGTGAGCACCACGGCGTTGAGCCGCTCGGAGCGGAGGTAGCGATCGCAGGCGGCGCGGATCTCCTCGGCGGTCGCCTGGCGGATCCGCTCGTAGTAGCGCTTCTCGAAGTCGAGGGAGCCGGTCACCGTCTCGTAGAAGCCGAGCTTGCGGGCGGTGCCCTGCACCGTCTCCCGCTGCCAGATCGACTCCGACTCGAGCAGGCGCTTGGCCACCTCGAGCTCGTGGGCGCCCACCGGCTCCCGGCGCATCCGGTAGACCTGCCGGAGGATCTCCGCGGTGGCGGGCTCCACCTGCTCGTGGCGGAGCATCCCGCCCACCACGAAGAGGCCGGGATCCTTCGGCGTGTAGGCGTAGGCGTAGACCTCGTTGACGAGGCGCCGCTCGCGCTTGACCTCCATCACCAGCCGGGCGCTGTCGCCGTGGCCGAGGAGCGCGGCGGCGAGATCGAGGGCGGCGAGATCGTCGTGGTGCACGTCGGGGATCGGGAAGGCGAGCGCGAGGTGGGTCTCCTGCAGCGGCTCCTTCGTCACCTTCGCCCGCATCGCCTCCTGCGGCGCCTCGGCAGCACGGCCGGGCCGCTGGCCCACCGTCGCCTTGGTCGAGCCCCAGAGCGACTCGATCTGCCGCAGCGCCTTCCCCTCGTCGAAGTCGCCGGCGATGACGAGGCAGATGTTGTCGGGCGTGTAATAGCGCCGGTAGAACGAGAGCACGTCGTCGCGCTCGAAGGAACGCACCGTCTCCGGGTAGCCGATCACCGGCCGCCGGTAGGGATGGGCGCCGTAGGCCAGGGTGAACATCTCGCGGGAGGCGCGGCGCGAGGGCATGTCGTTCGCCCGCTTGATCTCCTCGAGGACCACCTCGATCTCGCGGGAGAGCTCGCCTGCGTCGAAGACCGAGTGGAGGACCTGGTCGGCGAGGACGTCGAGGCCCTGCTCGAAGAAGCGCGAGGCGATGGTGAGGTGGTAGACCGTCTGATCGAAGGAGGTCCAGGCGTTGACCTCGCCGCCCCGGGCCTCGATGTCCCGCGCCACCTCGCCGGGCCCTCGCTTCGCGGTCCCCTTGAAGAGCATGTGCTCGTGGAGGTGGGCGAGGCCCGCCTCCCGTTCGGTCTCGTCGGCGGATCCGACCTGCACCCAGGCCTGGAGCGCCACGACGGGCGCCGCGTGGTTGGGGTGGAGGATGACGGTGAGGCCGTTGTCGAGCTGGTGGCGCAAGGTGCCCTCCGGAGGGTCTGCCACACGGGCGGTGAAGCCTTTGCGGCGGGAAGAAGCGATGGGACGCGGGCCGTCCGGGGCGTAGCGGGACGGGCAGGCGTGCAACCGACCGAAGGTGCGGTTCCCGGCCGGGGCTGTCAACGCCATCCGCGGGGCTTGCCGTGATCGGGAAGGCGCTTGCGTGCTACTCTCCGAACCCCTGTTCTTTCCGGGAGATGCAAGCGATGGAGAAGCACCTGCCCTTCGCCGACGCGGACGAGGCCCTGCCCGAGATCGAGTCGAACGAGGTGGTCCTCGTGAGCGATACCACCGCAGGCCCCCGTGGCGAGACCGTCGAGGAGGTGACCGCGCGGCTCGAGGCCCTGCTCGCCGACACCCGCGGCGAGCTCGGCGCGCGGCTCGCCGAGCTCGAGGGCGAGGTCGAGGCGCTGCGCGAGACCGAGGCGCTGCACGTGCAGGAGATCGAGGAGCTGCAGGCGCAGCTCGCCAGCCGCGAGGCCCCGCGGGCGGAGGGCGGCGGCAACGCGACGCTCCTCTCCATGCTCCACGCCGAGCTCTCCGCGGCGCAGTCGGATCGGGAGCGTCTCGCAGCGCAGCTCGCCGAGGTGGAGGCGGATCGCGAGGCGATCCAGGACGACCTCGCGGCGCAGATCGCCAACCTCGCCGGACAGCTCGCCGCCCGGGACGCCGAGCTCGCTGCGGTGCAGCGCAAGGCGGGCGGGCCCGCGCAGGCCGGAGGCGACGAGGCCCTCGCAGCGCGGGTCGAGGACCTCGAGGCGGAGAACGGCTTCCTCCAGGCGGAGATCGACAGGCTCGCGGCGCAGGTGGCGGCGACCCGCCGCTGAGCGCGCGAAAAGCGAGCAGCTGGACGAGGGCGTGCTGCCAGAGGCGGCGCGCCCTTCTTCGTACGAAGCGCGCCACCGTTTGCGCATCACCAGAGCTTGCGCCTGCCTCCGATGCAGGCGAAGAAGCAACGCCCCGGGCTGCGAGCTGGAAGGCCACCACGACCCGGGTGTTGAAAGGGACGCCTTGGTCTCCTTCGCTTCGCGCTTCGGCGTCTACGTCCACTTCCCCTACTGCCTCTCCAAATGCCCCTACTGCGACTTCGCGTCGGTGGTGGCGGCGGAGGTGCCGCACGCCCGCTACCGCGACGCGGTGGCGAGAGAGCTCGCGCTCCGCGCGTCCGAGCACGGCAGGCCCGCAGGCGGCGTCGAGTCGCTCTACTTCGGCGGCGGCACACCCTCGCTCTGGGACCCGGCCTGCGTGGCCTCGACGATCGAGACGGTCGACCGGCTCTTCGGCATCGCCCCCGGCTGCGAGATCACCCTCGAGGCGAACCCCGGCGCCTCGGACGCGGCCCGCTTCGGCGCCTTGCGCAGCGCAGGCGTGAACCGCCTCTCGATCGGCGTGCAATCGTTCGAGCCGGCGATCCTCGCCGGTCTCGGACGGCAGCATTCGCCCGAGGAAGCGGTGGCGGCGCTGCGGAGCGCCAGGGCGGCGGGGATCGACAACCTCTCCCTCGACCTCATCTTCGGCGGCCCGGGGCAGACCCCGGCGATGGCCCGCGCCGACGTGGAGCGGGCGATCGCCCTGGGGCCCGAGCACCTCTCCTGCTACGGCCTCACCCTCGAGGGCCTGGCCGAGGAGGTGCGCCTCGCCAAGGACGTGAAGCGCGGCAGGGTGCAGGTGCCCGACGACGCGGCGCAGGCGGAGATGGGCGAGCTGGTGCGCGAGGCCCTCGCTGCAGCAGGCTACGAGCGCTACGAGATCTCGAATTACGCCAAGGCGGGGCGCGAGTCGCGGCACAACTCGCTCTATTGGCTCGGGCGCGAATACGTCGCCGCCGGATGCGGCGCCCACGGCTTCCGCCGCACCGCTGGCGGCGGCGGCTACCGCTACGGCAACCCGCGCAAACCCGAAGCCTATCTCGCGGCGGCGGAGGCTGGCGGCGCACCGGAGGTGGAGCGGGACACGATCTCGCCGGCGGAGCTCTTCGAGGAGCGGATCTTCCTCGGCCTGCGCCTCACCGCGGGCTTCGATCTCGAAGCGGCTGCACGGGAGACGGTGGGCGCGCTCCCCGCGGAGATGGAGCGCAGGCTGG is part of the Vulgatibacter sp. genome and harbors:
- a CDS encoding M16 family metallopeptidase, with product MRHQLDNGLTVILHPNHAAPVVALQAWVQVGSADETEREAGLAHLHEHMLFKGTAKRGPGEVARDIEARGGEVNAWTSFDQTVYHLTIASRFFEQGLDVLADQVLHSVFDAGELSREIEVVLEEIKRANDMPSRRASREMFTLAYGAHPYRRPVIGYPETVRSFERDDVLSFYRRYYTPDNICLVIAGDFDEGKALRQIESLWGSTKATVGQRPGRAAEAPQEAMRAKVTKEPLQETHLALAFPIPDVHHDDLAALDLAAALLGHGDSARLVMEVKRERRLVNEVYAYAYTPKDPGLFVVGGMLRHEQVEPATAEILRQVYRMRREPVGAHELEVAKRLLESESIWQRETVQGTARKLGFYETVTGSLDFEKRYYERIRQATAEEIRAACDRYLRSERLNAVVLTGSEGPASEEMLRKVADEAEAAVQGQQPAAAAEAPRQQEAPQPGRRASTVQRRKLGAGIVQAQLPSGARVLVKQEPAVPIVAVRAAYLGGLRYEDAAVNGIHHLLARSLTKGTKRRSARELAALSDELVCSLAGNSGRNSFGLRGDFLARNFDASFRLFAECLREPAFDPKEVERERALQLEEIRARDDNPSGVAFDLFSQTLYETHPYRLDPIGELDVVQRLGPDDLQRWYGTHYGADNLVLTLVGDVDPDHAFALAEELFGEKGAASHPPPQVAPEAPIEAPRRAERHMEKQQAHLILGFAGARFADPDRHALELLASVLAGQGGRLFVELRDKRSMAYSVTAFNLEGIDPGYFAVYMGTSPEKLDDAVAGIRAELDKVVQQPITEEELQRARRYLVGSHAIGLQKNAARAAVIALDETYGMGAENFTRYQERIESVTREQILAAARRHLVMDRSVLAMVTPARST
- the hemW gene encoding radical SAM family heme chaperone HemW; amino-acid sequence: MVSFASRFGVYVHFPYCLSKCPYCDFASVVAAEVPHARYRDAVARELALRASEHGRPAGGVESLYFGGGTPSLWDPACVASTIETVDRLFGIAPGCEITLEANPGASDAARFGALRSAGVNRLSIGVQSFEPAILAGLGRQHSPEEAVAALRSARAAGIDNLSLDLIFGGPGQTPAMARADVERAIALGPEHLSCYGLTLEGLAEEVRLAKDVKRGRVQVPDDAAQAEMGELVREALAAAGYERYEISNYAKAGRESRHNSLYWLGREYVAAGCGAHGFRRTAGGGGYRYGNPRKPEAYLAAAEAGGAPEVERDTISPAELFEERIFLGLRLTAGFDLEAAARETVGALPAEMERRLAKLVAQGLVVREGSSLRCTERGLDYHTEVAVQLLPDETVALPVVG
- the prmA gene encoding 50S ribosomal protein L11 methyltransferase, whose protein sequence is MRTYLALTFDVPNELADLAAWLLHEEEAGGVELRDHEILPPPGMKPLPEGRSQVIGFFEGEVDGEAIADAVRSRLEEEAMGHEIRVGVSRLKDEDWAETWKLHFQPLHVAGKIWVLPPWEKVPAGSLAVVIEPGMAFGTGGHATTSLCLEGLVEVLERRPGAAVLDVGCGSGILGIGAKLLGAGRVVMIDNDPVAVQVAKENAAKNGVPEIETSGTGIEAVAERFPVVVANILAVTLIDLVRPIVATVEAGGELLLSGILVGQADDVIAAYEKNGMRLRDRRTRGDWALVWMERA
- a CDS encoding 16S rRNA (uracil(1498)-N(3))-methyltransferase, with the translated sequence MRRLLVPPEQIAAGSAVVQGDALHYLLRVLRLGVGDELEVFDGSGKVYPARIVQVGDDAATLSLGEGHERARAPRITLAQGLAKGDKLDLVVQKATELGAARIAPLQLERCVVRLDAVKGADRAKRWRRIAEEAARQCGRADVPAVDEPSGLQAFLAAAASRGEKVAVLWEEEGIVRLGAWSAAHLGEPLALVIGPEGGLTAAEVETVRAAGGAVVGLGPRILRTETAGLAALAVVLHLAGELG
- a CDS encoding YkgJ family cysteine cluster protein, which codes for MDELNEYRAAVARVEAFAAGIAGRRSADMACRAGCDACCQVELEVAPVEAAAVAAHLASLPAAQRDAIAATAEARQAGRCVMLGDDGRCRIYEARPLVCRTQGLPLRYPPGFVPAGAVGLDLGEKGQATWCPLNFTERLPEGADVLDAELVDRLLAVVNHRWCAQRGLDPLARFALAELARSEAPGPV